One region of Bacterioplanoides sp. SCSIO 12839 genomic DNA includes:
- a CDS encoding fumarylacetoacetate hydrolase family protein: MPCHIARYRNSSAGETGWAVVSDGFYKLEGHYPDTRALINEGREQAFHIAADSSAYQSQKLDDSDIELLSPITTPCRVICQGSNYPQSRAETGMDPYDRSFNTLFHKSDASISEPNTDIVIPSHIKLLDYEIEMAVVVGKDIQQPVTLNANNIGDYVAGIVMVHDVTARDVQLPQVQYFKGKSYRTFGPTGPYLCLLNNDEMHYLSEMNLTLSLNDELRQTDQSGNMLFKPPETLSELSEITHLSTGDIVLTGSPGGAAMTVPPAPLVKLLGLLPEKVKWKAFVKKQSGNPRYLKEGDKVESRIVSQDGKIDLGVQRNRVRAG, translated from the coding sequence ATGCCATGTCATATTGCAAGATACCGGAACAGTAGTGCCGGAGAAACAGGTTGGGCCGTTGTTTCAGACGGCTTTTATAAACTGGAAGGCCACTATCCTGACACGCGCGCATTAATTAACGAAGGGCGTGAACAAGCGTTCCATATTGCTGCTGACAGCAGCGCTTATCAAAGCCAGAAGCTGGACGACAGCGATATCGAATTATTATCGCCAATTACCACCCCGTGCCGGGTCATTTGTCAGGGGTCAAATTATCCACAAAGCCGTGCTGAAACCGGTATGGACCCTTATGACCGCAGCTTTAATACTTTATTTCATAAATCCGATGCCAGCATCAGCGAGCCCAACACTGATATTGTGATTCCATCACATATCAAGTTGCTGGATTATGAAATTGAAATGGCGGTTGTGGTTGGTAAAGACATTCAGCAGCCTGTCACCCTTAATGCCAACAACATCGGTGATTATGTTGCCGGTATTGTGATGGTACATGATGTGACCGCACGCGACGTTCAACTACCACAGGTGCAGTATTTTAAAGGTAAAAGTTACCGCACCTTTGGCCCTACCGGGCCGTATTTATGTTTGCTCAACAATGACGAAATGCATTATCTGTCCGAAATGAATTTAACTCTGTCATTGAATGATGAACTACGCCAGACCGACCAAAGCGGCAACATGCTGTTTAAACCACCCGAAACACTGAGCGAACTGTCTGAGATCACTCACCTGAGCACCGGCGATATTGTCTTAACCGGTTCTCCGGGTGGCGCAGCAATGACCGTTCCGCCAGCCCCTCTGGTAAAGTTATTGGGCTTATTACCGGAAAAAGTGAAATGGAAAGCCTTTGTCAAAAAACAAAGTGGCAATCCACGTTACCTCAAAGAGGGTGACAAGGTTGAATCCCGTATTGTCAGCCAGGATGGTAAAATTGATTTGGGGGTACAACGTAACCGTGTTCGTGCGGGTTAA
- a CDS encoding SCP2 sterol-binding domain-containing protein: MSIDAYIEKIIPAVDKFGGFAQPVKFNIGGDIVHIIGKDVTTEDKDADCTITMAPEIFEQILAGDTDPMSAVMEGDIEVEGDSAIAISIQGLF; encoded by the coding sequence ATGTCTATTGATGCTTATATTGAAAAAATCATCCCTGCCGTTGATAAATTTGGTGGCTTCGCTCAACCGGTAAAATTCAACATCGGTGGTGACATTGTTCATATCATAGGTAAGGACGTGACCACTGAAGATAAAGACGCGGATTGCACCATCACCATGGCACCAGAAATTTTTGAACAAATTCTGGCGGGCGATACCGATCCAATGTCTGCTGTAATGGAAGGCGATATTGAAGTCGAGGGTGACTCCGCAATTGCCATCAGCATTCAGGGATTATTCTGA
- a CDS encoding GFA family protein: MKTVDIKAQCRCGKVSFSIQGPALLRGYCHCSICQAVNHAPHADITVFRARDVEAPDASLLQYNAYKFPPILQRGKCADCGDIAIEYLTLGVLPKTVIVPTKNLSGDCVLPEPAFHMFYENRVADADDTLPKGKGYLASQWLFAKKLISVLFGK, encoded by the coding sequence ATGAAAACGGTAGATATTAAAGCCCAATGCCGCTGTGGCAAGGTGAGCTTTTCAATACAAGGTCCGGCATTGCTACGCGGCTATTGCCATTGCAGTATTTGTCAGGCGGTGAACCACGCCCCCCATGCTGATATCACCGTGTTTCGTGCCAGAGACGTGGAAGCGCCTGATGCCTCATTGTTGCAATACAATGCCTATAAGTTTCCACCGATATTACAACGTGGAAAATGCGCCGATTGTGGTGATATTGCTATTGAATATCTGACACTGGGCGTCCTCCCAAAAACAGTGATTGTGCCAACCAAAAACCTGAGTGGTGATTGTGTGTTACCTGAGCCTGCTTTTCATATGTTTTATGAAAATCGTGTGGCAGACGCTGATGATACGCTGCCAAAAGGAAAGGGGTATTTAGCCAGTCAGTGGCTGTTTGCAAAAAAACTGATATCTGTTTTATTCGGGAAATAA
- a CDS encoding AraC family transcriptional regulator, translated as MFQKNNNRANLAIQSIMNILENNGLDPALCLKDTGIIPHQVMDIDTDISDFLEIKIIEQALAALPAKAGYGIESGQSLHINNCGVWGLAILTSPDVRSAFETASRYSEMSIMLSKVNLEEMNDRVTFRLNVSHLPVSIHRFIFERYYATTLNFLQEMVPGYDFSDYRLLLPFSDPDYEQALSQLTQLTVIPDSPCYGIRASKELLDFPFPQSDSIIHQHFIAECEQVLRVHKQLPDHSQKIRDYILTNKAFFPRLSDVASSLFMSERTLKRRLQEEGHNFSEIVLDTKMALAKELLLTASLPVKVVAARLDYSEPASFIRAFGKWWGVSPSEIKPTQVPLRYLKNSA; from the coding sequence ATGTTTCAGAAAAATAATAATCGGGCCAACCTGGCCATACAGTCCATCATGAACATTCTGGAAAATAACGGGCTGGATCCAGCGTTATGCCTGAAAGATACGGGAATCATCCCACATCAGGTGATGGATATTGATACCGACATTTCTGATTTTCTGGAAATCAAAATCATTGAACAGGCATTGGCTGCCTTACCTGCCAAAGCCGGATATGGTATTGAGTCGGGCCAATCGTTACACATCAACAACTGCGGTGTCTGGGGGCTTGCGATACTGACCAGCCCGGATGTTCGCTCGGCATTTGAAACAGCCTCACGCTATTCAGAAATGTCGATTATGTTGTCAAAGGTGAACCTGGAAGAAATGAATGATCGTGTTACCTTCAGGCTTAACGTCAGCCACCTGCCGGTATCCATACATCGTTTTATCTTTGAACGTTATTACGCAACAACGCTGAACTTTCTTCAGGAGATGGTTCCGGGTTATGACTTTTCAGACTACCGGTTACTCCTGCCCTTTTCAGACCCGGATTATGAACAAGCGCTATCGCAACTGACTCAGCTCACCGTCATTCCAGACAGTCCGTGTTATGGCATCCGAGCCAGTAAAGAATTACTCGATTTCCCCTTCCCTCAGTCAGACTCCATCATTCACCAGCATTTCATTGCCGAATGTGAGCAGGTTCTCAGGGTACACAAACAGCTGCCGGATCATTCACAAAAAATCCGCGATTACATACTGACCAATAAAGCCTTCTTCCCCAGGCTCAGTGACGTCGCCAGTTCTTTGTTCATGAGTGAACGAACACTGAAACGACGTCTTCAGGAAGAAGGACATAATTTCAGTGAAATTGTGCTGGATACCAAAATGGCCTTGGCAAAAGAATTATTATTAACCGCTTCACTACCCGTTAAAGTAGTCGCTGCACGGTTAGATTATTCAGAACCCGCCAGTTTTATCCGCGCATTTGGTAAGTGGTGGGGCGTATCACCCAGCGAAATCAAACCAACTCAGGTACCACTCAGATATCTGAAAAACAGCGCCTGA
- a CDS encoding TauD/TfdA family dioxygenase, translating into MTITVTPTGEACGAYISGVDLTKPLSQEDIRDIRQAWNEHHVIIFRNQPLTDDDLERVSSDFGELAIDPFVKSIEGRKHLISIQREADETSPIFADIWHADWSFKANPPFGTCLFSIEIPPVGGDTLFANQVAAAEQMPDDLRQRVEGKMAIHSAKMGYSKKGSYGDKFKSKSMEVVASDEALESETHPFIIKHPESGKESIYGSAIAYIVGIEDMKQKEAMDLVMEVQRWQIQDQFVYRHKWEKDMLVMWDNRSVLHKATGGFEGHRRELHRSTISARPEDLKYDSL; encoded by the coding sequence ATGACCATTACCGTTACCCCAACTGGTGAGGCTTGTGGCGCTTATATTTCTGGTGTCGACCTGACCAAACCACTGTCACAAGAAGACATTCGTGATATCCGTCAGGCATGGAATGAACACCATGTCATTATCTTCCGCAATCAGCCGCTGACTGACGACGATCTGGAGCGAGTGTCTTCAGATTTTGGCGAGCTGGCCATTGACCCGTTTGTAAAGTCGATTGAAGGCCGAAAACACCTGATTTCTATCCAGCGTGAAGCAGATGAGACCAGCCCGATCTTTGCTGACATCTGGCATGCCGACTGGAGCTTCAAAGCAAACCCTCCTTTTGGCACCTGCCTGTTCAGTATCGAAATTCCTCCGGTTGGCGGTGACACGTTATTTGCCAATCAGGTGGCGGCAGCAGAGCAGATGCCGGATGACCTGCGCCAACGCGTAGAAGGCAAAATGGCCATTCACTCCGCCAAAATGGGTTACTCCAAAAAAGGCTCTTATGGCGATAAGTTCAAAAGTAAGAGCATGGAAGTGGTCGCCTCTGATGAAGCATTAGAGTCAGAAACCCATCCCTTCATTATCAAGCACCCGGAAAGCGGCAAAGAATCCATTTACGGTTCTGCCATTGCTTATATCGTTGGCATCGAAGATATGAAGCAAAAAGAAGCCATGGACCTGGTGATGGAAGTACAGCGCTGGCAGATTCAGGATCAGTTTGTGTATCGCCATAAATGGGAAAAAGACATGCTGGTCATGTGGGACAACCGCAGTGTACTACACAAAGCGACCGGTGGTTTTGAAGGTCATCGCCGCGAACTGCATCGCAGCACGATCAGTGCCCGTCCAGAAGACCTGAAATACGATTCCTTGTAA
- the tsaA gene encoding tRNA (N6-threonylcarbamoyladenosine(37)-N6)-methyltransferase TrmO yields MMPISLEPVALAHTPFKEKFAIPRQPALAPSATAEIRLLPPFDSPLALQGLEQVSHIWLLFQFHQALSQHGQAPHLRVRPPRLGGNEKIGVFASRATHRPNSLGQSVVTLDRIEGCSLWVSGIDLLDGTPILDIKPYVPYADAITHAENHIAAQSPELIPVTWQENALEQARIHGRRLQQDVVGLIEQCLMQDPKPAYQVPSAERQYGVQLWDLNVRWHYPDVNCIRVLAVEPV; encoded by the coding sequence ATGATGCCCATTTCTCTCGAGCCTGTTGCTCTTGCACACACTCCCTTTAAAGAAAAATTTGCCATCCCCCGGCAACCAGCACTTGCCCCCTCTGCTACCGCAGAAATCCGTTTACTCCCTCCCTTTGATTCACCTTTGGCACTCCAAGGGTTAGAGCAGGTTAGCCATATCTGGTTGTTGTTTCAGTTCCATCAGGCTTTATCGCAACACGGGCAAGCCCCTCATTTGCGGGTACGTCCACCACGTCTGGGAGGGAACGAAAAAATCGGAGTTTTTGCCAGCCGGGCGACTCACCGCCCAAATAGCCTGGGGCAATCGGTGGTAACACTGGATCGTATTGAAGGCTGCTCACTGTGGGTCAGTGGTATCGATTTATTGGATGGCACACCCATACTGGATATCAAACCTTACGTCCCTTACGCCGATGCCATTACACACGCCGAAAATCATATTGCCGCCCAATCACCGGAGTTAATCCCGGTCACCTGGCAGGAAAACGCATTAGAGCAAGCCAGAATACATGGCCGAAGACTGCAACAGGACGTCGTCGGTTTAATTGAGCAATGTTTGATGCAAGATCCGAAACCGGCCTATCAGGTGCCCTCGGCTGAGCGCCAATACGGTGTGCAGCTGTGGGATCTGAATGTGCGCTGGCATTACCCGGACGTGAATTGCATCCGGGTGTTAGCCGTTGAGCCTGTCTGA
- a CDS encoding RsmB/NOP family class I SAM-dependent RNA methyltransferase produces the protein MSARKPYRSRSSSKPAGRKSNSQGNYQRHRKPTTNNAISFEALADLRQRWLTANEDTPQPLDRWLKHVHQDKTQTQQQRWLLNSAMIQASRFQQLAQALEDQFFQDEMIDWQQWDNQWSQKKLNAINDESFWYWIGLHCGGQWLKSRHDLSKTNLRDTSYRERLYAALREEALEQPLSPLWLLWHGIRPQWLPLLKQRAQQSGWDDKQLQRFIRKQNDFPPLWLRTAVDADLSALEQSLQQQGIDAQLKHINGDTMLAAYGGKAVQTAEEYQQGQFEIQDLASQQIAAAVAAKPGDKVWDACAGAGGKSLAIASRLAGKGSVTATDLHSFKLDELKRRAKRAQIQNIRSFSWDGSDALRLPAEIKKQQGFDWVLIDAPCTSAGTWRRNPDARWRFNGNDTQRQVELQQQILQHACKAVRPGGQLVYATCSWQLAENEQQIEHFLQQHPEFELLEQCMLGAPDDDADCMFYARLQRRIQP, from the coding sequence ATGTCAGCCAGAAAACCTTATCGTTCTCGATCTTCGTCCAAACCTGCCGGTCGTAAAAGCAACTCCCAGGGCAATTATCAGCGCCACAGGAAACCAACGACGAACAATGCGATCAGTTTTGAGGCTCTGGCCGATTTAAGACAACGCTGGTTAACGGCCAATGAAGACACACCACAACCGCTGGATCGCTGGTTAAAACACGTTCATCAGGACAAAACACAAACCCAGCAACAGCGTTGGTTACTCAACTCCGCCATGATTCAGGCCAGTCGTTTTCAACAGCTGGCTCAGGCACTGGAAGACCAGTTTTTTCAGGACGAGATGATTGACTGGCAGCAGTGGGATAACCAGTGGAGCCAGAAGAAGCTCAACGCCATCAACGACGAGTCATTCTGGTACTGGATTGGTTTGCATTGTGGTGGCCAGTGGTTAAAAAGCCGCCATGACTTAAGCAAAACAAACCTGCGCGACACCAGTTACCGTGAGCGGCTGTATGCCGCACTGCGCGAGGAGGCGCTGGAGCAACCTCTTTCGCCATTATGGCTGTTGTGGCACGGTATCCGCCCGCAATGGCTGCCGCTGCTGAAACAACGGGCACAACAAAGCGGCTGGGATGATAAACAACTGCAGCGTTTTATTCGTAAGCAGAATGACTTCCCTCCCCTGTGGTTGCGAACGGCGGTCGATGCCGATTTATCAGCACTGGAACAATCGCTGCAGCAACAAGGTATCGACGCTCAGTTGAAACACATCAACGGCGACACCATGCTGGCGGCTTATGGCGGCAAAGCGGTACAAACCGCTGAAGAATATCAGCAAGGTCAGTTTGAAATTCAGGATCTGGCCAGCCAGCAAATTGCCGCAGCCGTCGCCGCTAAACCAGGCGATAAGGTTTGGGATGCTTGCGCGGGTGCCGGTGGTAAAAGCCTCGCTATTGCCTCACGTCTGGCAGGAAAAGGATCCGTTACTGCCACCGACTTACATAGCTTTAAACTGGATGAATTAAAGCGCCGTGCTAAACGCGCGCAGATTCAGAATATCCGCAGCTTCAGCTGGGATGGTTCAGACGCCCTGCGCCTGCCCGCTGAAATCAAAAAGCAGCAAGGTTTTGACTGGGTGCTCATTGATGCACCCTGCACCTCTGCCGGCACCTGGCGACGCAACCCGGATGCGCGCTGGCGTTTTAATGGTAACGACACTCAGCGCCAGGTCGAGTTACAACAACAGATATTGCAACATGCCTGCAAAGCGGTTCGTCCCGGAGGTCAGCTGGTGTATGCCACCTGCTCCTGGCAGCTGGCCGAAAATGAACAACAGATCGAGCATTTCCTGCAGCAGCATCCGGAGTTTGAATTGTTAGAGCAATGCATGCTCGGCGCACCAGATGACGATGCCGACTGTATGTTTTATGCCAGGCTGCAGCGCCGCATTCAGCCATAA
- the tmpT gene encoding thiopurine S-methyltransferase, translating to MANRQDIPRALYCSGIFYLRLSSFMQSEFWHERWENQQIGFHLEEVNSILLKYWPAMEITPGQRVLVPLCGKTLDIIWLLKQGYVVVGIELSELALDELADTIRSELQFDIQKTREQHCVVYRGDNLLLIAGDFFAVTAEEIGSIDAVYDRAALVALPASMRSDYCQHLQAISPAAKQLLVSFSYDQNAMSGPPFAVWPPEVAQHYDAGYDVALQEQREIIQQEPRFKERGLQSFVQDVYLLTPR from the coding sequence ATGGCGAACAGACAAGATATTCCACGGGCGTTATACTGCTCCGGTATTTTTTACCTCAGGTTGTCGAGCTTTATGCAAAGCGAATTTTGGCACGAACGCTGGGAAAACCAGCAAATTGGCTTTCATCTGGAAGAAGTAAACAGCATTCTGCTGAAATACTGGCCTGCCATGGAGATCACCCCCGGACAACGGGTACTGGTTCCGCTGTGTGGTAAAACGCTGGATATTATCTGGCTGTTAAAACAGGGTTATGTCGTCGTTGGGATTGAACTCAGTGAACTGGCACTGGATGAGCTGGCTGATACCATCAGATCCGAGCTGCAGTTTGATATTCAGAAAACCCGAGAACAACACTGTGTGGTGTATCGGGGCGATAATTTATTGCTGATTGCCGGTGATTTTTTTGCAGTAACGGCTGAAGAAATTGGTTCGATTGATGCGGTGTATGATCGGGCGGCGTTAGTCGCGTTACCAGCGTCGATGCGCTCTGATTATTGCCAGCATTTACAGGCAATCAGCCCAGCAGCAAAACAGTTGCTGGTCAGTTTCAGCTACGATCAGAACGCGATGTCTGGCCCTCCTTTTGCCGTATGGCCACCAGAAGTGGCACAACATTATGACGCTGGTTATGACGTTGCCTTACAGGAACAGCGGGAAATCATTCAGCAAGAACCACGTTTTAAGGAACGTGGATTACAGTCTTTTGTGCAGGATGTTTATCTGCTGACTCCCCGTTAA
- a CDS encoding major royal jelly family protein, with amino-acid sequence MMFARISLLLIVLLAAGLAAVRWGYYQHESFPDLSGAPLLPSTELETVAELPYPPGNIAVSVENRVFFTFHPEAGPEINVAELRKIPGEADQVVAFPDASWQPGSGKDGALNEVLSLRLFNNELWLLDNGKHGLESVRLLAFDINNGELLQQYTFPRDVFPLGSHANDFRISPDGRYFYITDASLLAQTPALVVFDRQEQDSWRVLHKSHTVTAGDYQPVVQGRAMSLFGVFTVNPGVDGIALDAAGEWLYFAAISAEQLYRVRTADLHDHTLPYATLESRVEALGAKTMTDGMAIDATGNVYLSDLEHSAIVRRRPDGELQTLLRSADLRWPDGFSLAEDGYLYVTCSALHQVIGIPRDEMLARAPFQIYRFHLGRAEQLLNNDG; translated from the coding sequence ATGATGTTTGCGCGTATTTCGCTGTTGTTGATTGTTTTGCTGGCTGCCGGATTAGCCGCTGTACGCTGGGGTTATTATCAACATGAATCCTTTCCAGACCTGAGTGGTGCGCCGCTGCTGCCATCCACTGAATTAGAAACTGTTGCCGAACTTCCTTACCCGCCGGGCAATATTGCGGTCAGCGTTGAAAATCGCGTGTTTTTTACCTTCCACCCGGAAGCCGGGCCAGAGATTAATGTTGCCGAGTTGCGCAAAATACCGGGCGAAGCAGATCAGGTCGTTGCTTTCCCGGATGCCAGTTGGCAACCCGGTTCTGGTAAAGACGGCGCTCTGAATGAAGTGTTATCGCTGCGCTTGTTTAACAATGAGCTGTGGTTATTGGATAACGGCAAACATGGCCTGGAATCGGTGCGTTTGCTGGCATTTGATATTAATAATGGCGAGTTGTTGCAGCAATACACCTTTCCACGGGATGTGTTCCCGCTGGGTTCCCACGCCAATGATTTTCGTATCAGCCCAGATGGTCGTTACTTCTATATAACGGATGCCAGTTTGTTAGCGCAGACACCCGCTCTGGTGGTATTTGATCGCCAGGAGCAGGACAGCTGGCGGGTATTACATAAAAGCCATACGGTGACTGCCGGAGATTACCAGCCTGTGGTACAGGGGCGGGCGATGTCGTTATTTGGGGTGTTTACGGTGAACCCAGGGGTGGATGGTATTGCGCTGGATGCAGCGGGAGAGTGGTTGTATTTTGCTGCGATCAGTGCCGAGCAGCTGTATCGGGTGCGTACGGCGGATTTACACGATCACACCTTACCTTATGCCACGCTGGAATCCCGGGTTGAAGCACTTGGGGCCAAAACCATGACCGATGGTATGGCGATAGATGCCACCGGAAATGTGTACCTGAGCGATCTGGAACATTCCGCCATTGTTCGCCGTCGCCCGGATGGTGAGTTACAGACCTTATTGCGCTCAGCTGACTTACGCTGGCCGGATGGTTTCAGCTTGGCTGAGGATGGCTATTTATACGTCACTTGTTCAGCATTGCATCAGGTGATTGGGATTCCCCGCGATGAAATGCTGGCCCGGGCACCGTTTCAGATTTATCGCTTCCACCTTGGTCGGGCAGAACAGCTATTGAATAATGACGGATAA
- a CDS encoding DinB family protein, protein MPWSDHHRRAARYNRWINTNLYLACQQLSEQQFCSDQKLFFHSVCGTLNHLLITDLLWLKRLANSYPILEELRDIEFPPKLNGTISTELDQLWELRQRIDDVMIRWTDLLRQDDAKAVIEYTSTAGTEYAKPLDATLQHLFNHQTHHRGQVTAVLGQLGVDYGETDLLFMPGEG, encoded by the coding sequence ATGCCCTGGTCTGATCACCACCGAAGAGCCGCACGTTATAACCGCTGGATCAACACCAACCTTTACCTGGCCTGCCAGCAACTATCCGAACAACAATTCTGCAGCGATCAGAAGCTGTTTTTTCACTCTGTGTGCGGCACCTTAAATCATCTGCTGATTACCGATTTATTATGGTTAAAACGTTTGGCCAACAGTTATCCGATTCTGGAAGAATTACGTGATATCGAGTTTCCGCCAAAGCTGAATGGCACGATCAGCACCGAGCTTGATCAGCTCTGGGAGCTCAGACAACGCATTGATGATGTGATGATTCGCTGGACCGATTTATTACGCCAGGATGATGCCAAAGCCGTGATTGAATACACCTCAACCGCTGGCACCGAATACGCTAAACCCCTCGATGCTACATTGCAGCATTTGTTTAATCACCAAACGCATCATCGTGGTCAGGTGACGGCTGTACTCGGGCAACTGGGGGTAGATTATGGCGAAACCGATTTGTTGTTTATGCCCGGAGAAGGCTGA
- a CDS encoding NAD(P)-binding protein: MAKDNNHFHNENRSGKPTLAVVGSGIAGLSAAFLLKQKYDVTLIESHEKVGMGIFTVDYPVNGYTNRIDIPLRVFCDGYYPNLMALYRHIGVEVESGDHSGVFFDAQGNEILHYGNKEIAGFTFSYLKPSSFFSLRAWKFLLAFRRFNRLAEKMLAREAALQGMTFGQFLAEHQVSEDFSQHVLLPILAVTCTCDYQSILNYPADVILIYLTCGIWKFGIVNAKYGVDDIVPRLTQGIRLKTGASVQQVEKTADDNVRLTLADGSEMTFGQVVIASQAQQAAAMLQGMEQQKSWLATIPFEHSEMMVHTDNQFLPQADKCYSAVSYCLPESGEQRPQVSVDLSKAINRYQGQPMVFQTWNPTFTADQQQVLARVTFTRPVVTLESQQAMQQLRQSQQQADNTVWFCGSYLADKIPLLDAAVDSSVAIAQRLGVTVPWQK, encoded by the coding sequence ATGGCTAAAGATAATAATCATTTTCATAACGAAAACCGATCAGGTAAACCGACACTGGCCGTAGTGGGGAGTGGCATTGCTGGCTTATCCGCTGCCTTTTTACTGAAGCAGAAATACGATGTCACTCTGATCGAAAGCCACGAAAAAGTCGGGATGGGGATTTTTACCGTTGATTATCCGGTCAACGGTTATACCAATCGTATTGATATCCCGCTGCGGGTGTTTTGTGACGGCTATTATCCCAACCTGATGGCGTTGTATCGTCATATTGGTGTTGAAGTGGAATCCGGTGATCATTCCGGAGTGTTTTTTGATGCTCAGGGAAATGAAATTCTGCACTATGGCAACAAAGAAATTGCCGGTTTTACTTTTTCTTATTTAAAACCCAGTTCTTTTTTCAGTTTGCGCGCCTGGAAATTTTTGTTGGCATTTCGTCGCTTTAATCGTCTGGCAGAAAAAATGTTAGCCAGGGAAGCGGCATTACAGGGCATGACCTTTGGCCAGTTTTTAGCCGAACATCAGGTAAGTGAAGACTTTTCACAGCATGTGTTATTACCGATTCTGGCGGTGACTTGTACCTGTGATTATCAGAGTATTCTGAATTATCCCGCGGATGTTATTCTGATTTACCTCACTTGTGGCATCTGGAAATTTGGCATCGTAAATGCCAAATATGGCGTTGATGATATTGTGCCAAGGTTAACTCAGGGTATCCGGCTGAAAACCGGAGCTAGTGTGCAGCAGGTTGAAAAAACCGCGGATGATAACGTGCGTTTAACCCTGGCTGATGGCAGTGAGATGACATTTGGCCAGGTTGTTATCGCGTCTCAGGCACAGCAGGCCGCGGCCATGTTGCAAGGGATGGAGCAGCAAAAAAGCTGGCTGGCGACAATTCCGTTTGAACACTCAGAAATGATGGTACATACCGATAATCAGTTTTTACCTCAGGCCGACAAATGTTATTCCGCAGTGAGTTATTGTTTACCGGAATCCGGCGAGCAACGCCCTCAGGTCAGTGTTGACCTGAGTAAAGCGATTAATCGCTATCAGGGCCAGCCGATGGTATTTCAGACCTGGAACCCAACCTTTACAGCAGACCAGCAACAAGTTTTAGCGCGTGTCACTTTTACCCGTCCGGTGGTGACGCTCGAGAGCCAGCAAGCAATGCAGCAACTGCGGCAATCTCAGCAACAAGCGGATAACACCGTGTGGTTTTGTGGTTCCTATCTGGCAGATAAAATTCCTCTGCTGGATGCGGCGGTCGATTCATCGGTGGCGATTGCCCAACGTTTGGGTGTTACTGTGCCCTGGCAGAAATAA
- a CDS encoding DUF2007 domain-containing protein, whose product MKCVYNAADMLEAHVLVGLLQQHKISAFIEGEYLTGGMGDLAANNYVRVMVNNDDFEQGRRVVEQYDEANRRDETPLPDPVFRHWHWFVIAVLGILAAEVLRYF is encoded by the coding sequence ATGAAATGTGTTTATAACGCCGCGGATATGCTCGAAGCGCATGTGCTGGTGGGTCTGCTACAACAACATAAAATCAGTGCCTTTATCGAAGGCGAATACCTGACCGGCGGTATGGGCGACCTGGCGGCGAATAATTACGTCCGGGTGATGGTTAACAATGATGACTTTGAACAAGGGCGCCGGGTGGTTGAACAATACGACGAGGCTAATCGTCGCGATGAAACGCCCTTGCCAGATCCGGTTTTTCGTCACTGGCACTGGTTTGTGATTGCCGTGTTAGGCATTCTGGCAGCTGAAGTGCTGCGTTATTTCTGA